The proteins below come from a single Solea solea chromosome 6, fSolSol10.1, whole genome shotgun sequence genomic window:
- the thoc7 gene encoding THO complex subunit 7 homolog isoform X3, whose translation MFNPAVDIRLDEQLVPYRGRCEFRQRVPRKPTKYGLKMWVTCDAQTSYAWRVCVYTGQSADAPAEQNPGRRVMLDMMKGLRGVTVVCGHSFSSCRLAEELLRKKITMVGTMRNNRPELPPELLRVQDREVFSSIFAFTPTHTLVSYIPKGGKNIVLLSTKHQAPEISSEARRKPQILLDYNRCKGRVDNMDEMISAFSCRRGTKRWPMALFFNMLDISALNAYIVWTAIDPAWHQGKSHSRRLFLEELGKKLVSPQMARRQRHTPTAGDASLVSGAQADLDNPTTDSANPTSTTTPTARVRRQCALCRPRRIVHCTCKKCGKYVCKDHYTALCSSCPP comes from the exons ATGTTCAATCCAGCTGTAGACATTCGACTGGACGAGCAACTCGTGCCATACCGGGGACGTTGTGAATTCCGGCAACGCGTTCCAAGGAAGCCAACCAAGTATGGCTTAAAAATGTGGGTCACCTGTGACGCACAAACGTCATACGCATGGAGGGTTTGTGTTTACACCGGCCAATCAGCTGATGCGCCGGCAGAACAAAACCCAGGACGGAGGGTCATGTTGGACATGATGAAGGGGCTGAGAGGGGTGACTGTGGTGTGTGGTCAttctttttcctcctgcagGCTGGCAGAGGAGCTACTCCGAAAAAAGATCACCATGGTTGGCACAATGCGCAACAACCGACCAGAGCTTCCCCCTGAGCTGCTGAGGGTACAGGACAGAGAGGTCTTCTCCTCCATTTTCGCATTCACTCCAACTCACACCCTGGTTTCCTACATCCCAAAGGGGGGCAAAAACATTGTCCTGCTCAGCACCAAACACCAGGCGCCGGAGATCAGCAGCGAAGCCAGAAGGAAGCCCCAGATCCTACTTGATTATAACCGCTGCAAAGGACGAGTGGATAACATGGATGAG ATGATCTCTGCCTTCAGCTGCAGGAGGGGGACCAAACGGTGGCCCATGGCCCTCTTTTTTAACATGCTGGACATCAGTGCCCTCAATGCCTACATTGTGTGGACGGCCATTGATCCAGCATGGCATCAGGGAAAGTCCCACAGCAGGAGGCTGTTcctggaggagctgggaaaGAAACTGGTCTCCCCACAGATGGCCCGCAGACAACGCCACACACCGACAGCAGGGGACGCCAGCCTCGTCTCAGGAGCTCAGGCTGACCTGGATAACCCCACCACAGACTCAGCCAACCCCACGAGCACCACCACACCCACCGCCCGTGTGAGGAGGCAGTGTGCGCTCTGCCGTCCACGGAGAATTGTGCACTGCACCTGCAAAAAATGTGGGAAATACGTTTGCAAGGATCATTACACTGCACTCTGCAGCTCCTGCCCCCCCTGA
- the thoc7 gene encoding THO complex subunit 7 homolog isoform X4 yields MGAVTDDEVIRKRLLIDGDGAGDDRRINVLLKSFTKWCSSPGPPEEGFTQRMLGTLAQCEFSMGKTMMVYNMNLREMENYEDIYRNIEQNITSAHEKITDCKKEIQRAKRIRKNRQEYDALAKIIQQHPDRHETLKQLEALDKELQQLSNIKDRVDAKLELRKKQFHVLLSTIQELQQTLDNDEKADDDNNQESPAENGD; encoded by the exons ATGGGGGCAGTTACAGACG ATGAAGTCATCCGCAAACGTCTTCTCATCGACGGGGACGGAGCTGGTGATGACCGCCGCATCAACGTGCTGCTCAAGAGTTTCACTAAATGGTGCAGCTCGCCCGGTCCACCGGAGGAAgg CTTCACACAGAGGATGTTGGGGACACTGGCCCAGTGTGAGTTCTCCATGGGAAAGACGATGATGGTTTACAATATGAATTTACGGGAAATGGAGAATTATGAGGACATCTACCGGAACATAG AACAAAATATCACGTCTGCACATGAGAAGATCACAGATTGCAAAAAGGAAATCCAGAGGGCAAAGAGGATACGGAAGAATCGCCAAG AGTACGACGCTTTAGCAAAGATTATCCAGCAACACCCAGACCGACATGAAACGCTCAA ACAGTTGGAGGCGCTCGACAAAGAGCTGCAGCAACTGTCCAACATCAAGGACCGTGTGGACGCCAAg TTGGAGTTGAGGAAGAAGCAGTTCCACGTGCTGCTCAGCACCATTCAGGAACTACAGCAGACCCTTGATA ATGACGAAAAAGCGGACGATGACAACAATCAGGAGAGTCCCGCAGAGAACGGCGACTGA
- the pigu gene encoding phosphatidylinositol glycan anchor biosynthesis class U protein, with amino-acid sequence MAAPLTLLLLVAVTIRAALFRSCLTDLIAERVEVVSPLTAWKRVVEGLALLDLGVSPYSGDVFHETPLIIYLFHFVVDYAEVTFMLADVITAVALYMAVKDYNKQVFRKQKFALEADRYPLDCLELIRSPKEMYYIPLKVAMFYLLNPFTILSCVAKSTCGLNNAVIALFILSTIRGNVLLSAVFLSLSTYQSIYPLTLCAPALLYLMQRQYIPVNFRRASFWWFIAEYAFMYLGSLSVIVCLSFFLLGSWDYLPSVYGFILSVPDLTPNIGLFWYFFAEMFEHFRLFFLCVFQINVFFYTIPLSIKLKEHPVFLIFMQLAVISIFKSYPTVGDIALYMSFLPVWSHLSRFLRNIFLVSCVLLACSALFPVLWHLWIYAGSANSNFYYAITLLFNVAQILLVSDYFYAFLRREHHLTYGLYLKRKDGSEATLILK; translated from the exons tggTTGAAGGTTTGGCTCTGCTTGATCTGGGAGTGTCACCATACTCTGGAGATGTTTTCCATGAg aCGCCTCTCATCATTTACCTCTTTCACTTTGTGGTGGACTACGCTGAGGTGACATTTATG TTGGCAGATGTGATCACTGCGGTGGCGCTCTACATGGCCGTGAAGGACTACAACAAACAAGTG TTCAGAAAGCAGAAATTTGCCTTGGAGGCCGACCGCTACCCCCTCGACTGTCTGGAGCTCATCAGAAGCCCCAAAGAAATGTACTACATCCCTCTGAAAGTAGCCATGTT TTATCTGTTGAACCCGTTCACCATCCTGTCCTGTGTCGCCAAGTCGACCTGCGGTCTGAACAACGCCGTCATCgccctcttcatcctctctaCAATAAGGG gaaATGTTTTGCTCAGTGCCGTGTTTCTGTCCTTGTCCACGTATCAGTCCATCTACCCTCTCACTCTGTGCGCTCCAGCGCTGCTCTACTTGATGCAG CGTCAGTACATTCCCGTGAACTTCCGTCGCGCCAGTTTCTGGTGGTTCATCGCGGAGTATGCCTTCATGTACCTGGGCAGCCTCTCCGTCAtcgtctgtctctcttttttcctgctcggCTCCTGGGATTACCTGCCCTCAGTCTACGGCTTCAT TCTCTCCGTACCTGACCTGACCCCCAACATCGGCCTCTTCTGGTATTTCTTCGCCGAGATGTTTGAACACTTccgcctcttcttcctctgcgtTTTCCAGATCAATGTTTTCTTCTACACCATCCCTCTGTCCATCAAACTCAA agagcATCCGGTGTTCCTGATATTCATGCAGTTGGCTGTCATCTCCATCTTTAAGTCTTATCCCACAGTAGGAGACATCGCTCTCTACATGTCCTTCCTTCCTGTGTGGAGTCACCTGAGCAGAT TCTTGAGGAACATCTTCCTGGTGTCCTGCGTTCTGTTGGCGTGTTCCGCTCTGTTCCCGGTTCTCTGGCACCTCTGGATCTACGCCGGCAGCGCCAACTCCAACTTCTACTACGCCATAACGTTGCTGTTCAATGTGGCTCAG ATCCTGTTGGTGTCTGATTATTTCTACGCCTTCCTGAGGAGAGAACACCACCTCACCTATGGACTGTACCTGAAGAGGAAAGACGGCTCTGAGGCAACACTCAttctcaaataa
- the thoc7 gene encoding THO complex subunit 7 homolog isoform X2, which translates to MIMEPDPKPTEHDPVTSEEDTDTADEDEDYLPWADSSSTSSSDLSDSGEGETLPDLSWRSKNGEIHWAPTNSTTLQFKSPRPGLTPGPSRYAVARVAGVYRSHGEPTCSLWDDQTGRHIFRATMSLKTFVLIGRILRFDDPLSRPHRREADKLAAVREIWDLWTARLPRMFNPAVDIRLDEQLVPYRGRCEFRQRVPRKPTKYGLKMWVTCDAQTSYAWRVCVYTGQSADAPAEQNPGRRVMLDMMKGLRGVTVVCGHSFSSCRLAEELLRKKITMVGTMRNNRPELPPELLRVQDREVFSSIFAFTPTHTLVSYIPKGGKNIVLLSTKHQAPEISSEARRKPQILLDYNRCKGRVDNMDEMISAFSCRRGTKRWPMALFFNMLDISALNAYIVWTAIDPAWHQGKSHSRRLFLEELGKKLVSPQMARRQRHTPTAGDASLVSGAQADLDNPTTDSANPTSTTTPTARVRRQCALCRPRRIVHCTCKKCGKYVCKDHYTALCSSCPP; encoded by the exons ATGATCATGGAGCCAGATCCCAAACCCACGGAGCACGACCCTGTAACGTCGGAGGAGGACACCGACACAGCCGATGAAGATGAAGACTACCTTCCATGGGctgactcctcctccaccagctcATCCGACTTATCTGATAGCGGGGAAGGGGAGACACTACCGGACCTGTCATGGAGGTCTAAAAACGGAGAGATCCACTGGGCACCCACAAATTCCACGACACTCCAGTTTAAATCTCCACGTCCAGGATTGACCCCAGGACCCTCCCGCTATGCCGTGGCCAGAGTTG CCGGTGTCTATCGGTCCCACGGGGAACCAACCTGCAGCCTGTGGGATGACCAGACGGGCCGGCATATCTTTCGGGCGACCATGTCTCTCAAAACTTTTGTGTTGATTGGTAGAATCCTGCGCTTTGACGACCCGCTGTCCAGACCACACCGCCGGGAAGCAGATAAACTGGCTGCGGTCCGGGAAATCTGGGACCTATGGACGGCCCGGCTCCCTCGAATGTTCAATCCAGCTGTAGACATTCGACTGGACGAGCAACTCGTGCCATACCGGGGACGTTGTGAATTCCGGCAACGCGTTCCAAGGAAGCCAACCAAGTATGGCTTAAAAATGTGGGTCACCTGTGACGCACAAACGTCATACGCATGGAGGGTTTGTGTTTACACCGGCCAATCAGCTGATGCGCCGGCAGAACAAAACCCAGGACGGAGGGTCATGTTGGACATGATGAAGGGGCTGAGAGGGGTGACTGTGGTGTGTGGTCAttctttttcctcctgcagGCTGGCAGAGGAGCTACTCCGAAAAAAGATCACCATGGTTGGCACAATGCGCAACAACCGACCAGAGCTTCCCCCTGAGCTGCTGAGGGTACAGGACAGAGAGGTCTTCTCCTCCATTTTCGCATTCACTCCAACTCACACCCTGGTTTCCTACATCCCAAAGGGGGGCAAAAACATTGTCCTGCTCAGCACCAAACACCAGGCGCCGGAGATCAGCAGCGAAGCCAGAAGGAAGCCCCAGATCCTACTTGATTATAACCGCTGCAAAGGACGAGTGGATAACATGGATGAG ATGATCTCTGCCTTCAGCTGCAGGAGGGGGACCAAACGGTGGCCCATGGCCCTCTTTTTTAACATGCTGGACATCAGTGCCCTCAATGCCTACATTGTGTGGACGGCCATTGATCCAGCATGGCATCAGGGAAAGTCCCACAGCAGGAGGCTGTTcctggaggagctgggaaaGAAACTGGTCTCCCCACAGATGGCCCGCAGACAACGCCACACACCGACAGCAGGGGACGCCAGCCTCGTCTCAGGAGCTCAGGCTGACCTGGATAACCCCACCACAGACTCAGCCAACCCCACGAGCACCACCACACCCACCGCCCGTGTGAGGAGGCAGTGTGCGCTCTGCCGTCCACGGAGAATTGTGCACTGCACCTGCAAAAAATGTGGGAAATACGTTTGCAAGGATCATTACACTGCACTCTGCAGCTCCTGCCCCCCCTGA
- the thoc7 gene encoding THO complex subunit 7 homolog isoform X1 → MIMEPDPKPTEHDPVTSEEDTDTADEDEDYLPWADSSSTSSSDLSDSGEGETLPDLSWRSKNGEIHWAPTNSTTLQFKSPRPGLTPGPSRYAVARVGELIDSFDSFFTAKITNLVTEYTNLHGRRTVPEWKDLDVTTVRSYFGLLLLAGVYRSHGEPTCSLWDDQTGRHIFRATMSLKTFVLIGRILRFDDPLSRPHRREADKLAAVREIWDLWTARLPRMFNPAVDIRLDEQLVPYRGRCEFRQRVPRKPTKYGLKMWVTCDAQTSYAWRVCVYTGQSADAPAEQNPGRRVMLDMMKGLRGVTVVCGHSFSSCRLAEELLRKKITMVGTMRNNRPELPPELLRVQDREVFSSIFAFTPTHTLVSYIPKGGKNIVLLSTKHQAPEISSEARRKPQILLDYNRCKGRVDNMDEMISAFSCRRGTKRWPMALFFNMLDISALNAYIVWTAIDPAWHQGKSHSRRLFLEELGKKLVSPQMARRQRHTPTAGDASLVSGAQADLDNPTTDSANPTSTTTPTARVRRQCALCRPRRIVHCTCKKCGKYVCKDHYTALCSSCPP, encoded by the exons ATGATCATGGAGCCAGATCCCAAACCCACGGAGCACGACCCTGTAACGTCGGAGGAGGACACCGACACAGCCGATGAAGATGAAGACTACCTTCCATGGGctgactcctcctccaccagctcATCCGACTTATCTGATAGCGGGGAAGGGGAGACACTACCGGACCTGTCATGGAGGTCTAAAAACGGAGAGATCCACTGGGCACCCACAAATTCCACGACACTCCAGTTTAAATCTCCACGTCCAGGATTGACCCCAGGACCCTCCCGCTATGCCGTGGCCAGAGTTGGTGAGCTGATTGAcagttttgattcatttttcacTGCGAAGATCACAAACCTTGTCACTGAATATACCAACCTGCATGGGAGAAGGACGGTCCCCGAGTGGAAGGACCTCGATGTCACCACTGTGCGGTCATACTTTGGACTCCTTCTTTTAGCCGGTGTCTATCGGTCCCACGGGGAACCAACCTGCAGCCTGTGGGATGACCAGACGGGCCGGCATATCTTTCGGGCGACCATGTCTCTCAAAACTTTTGTGTTGATTGGTAGAATCCTGCGCTTTGACGACCCGCTGTCCAGACCACACCGCCGGGAAGCAGATAAACTGGCTGCGGTCCGGGAAATCTGGGACCTATGGACGGCCCGGCTCCCTCGAATGTTCAATCCAGCTGTAGACATTCGACTGGACGAGCAACTCGTGCCATACCGGGGACGTTGTGAATTCCGGCAACGCGTTCCAAGGAAGCCAACCAAGTATGGCTTAAAAATGTGGGTCACCTGTGACGCACAAACGTCATACGCATGGAGGGTTTGTGTTTACACCGGCCAATCAGCTGATGCGCCGGCAGAACAAAACCCAGGACGGAGGGTCATGTTGGACATGATGAAGGGGCTGAGAGGGGTGACTGTGGTGTGTGGTCAttctttttcctcctgcagGCTGGCAGAGGAGCTACTCCGAAAAAAGATCACCATGGTTGGCACAATGCGCAACAACCGACCAGAGCTTCCCCCTGAGCTGCTGAGGGTACAGGACAGAGAGGTCTTCTCCTCCATTTTCGCATTCACTCCAACTCACACCCTGGTTTCCTACATCCCAAAGGGGGGCAAAAACATTGTCCTGCTCAGCACCAAACACCAGGCGCCGGAGATCAGCAGCGAAGCCAGAAGGAAGCCCCAGATCCTACTTGATTATAACCGCTGCAAAGGACGAGTGGATAACATGGATGAG ATGATCTCTGCCTTCAGCTGCAGGAGGGGGACCAAACGGTGGCCCATGGCCCTCTTTTTTAACATGCTGGACATCAGTGCCCTCAATGCCTACATTGTGTGGACGGCCATTGATCCAGCATGGCATCAGGGAAAGTCCCACAGCAGGAGGCTGTTcctggaggagctgggaaaGAAACTGGTCTCCCCACAGATGGCCCGCAGACAACGCCACACACCGACAGCAGGGGACGCCAGCCTCGTCTCAGGAGCTCAGGCTGACCTGGATAACCCCACCACAGACTCAGCCAACCCCACGAGCACCACCACACCCACCGCCCGTGTGAGGAGGCAGTGTGCGCTCTGCCGTCCACGGAGAATTGTGCACTGCACCTGCAAAAAATGTGGGAAATACGTTTGCAAGGATCATTACACTGCACTCTGCAGCTCCTGCCCCCCCTGA
- the thoc7 gene encoding THO complex subunit 7 homolog isoform X5 — translation MGAVTDDEVIRKRLLIDGDGAGDDRRINVLLKSFTKWCSSPGPPEDFTQRMLGTLAQCEFSMGKTMMVYNMNLREMENYEDIYRNIEQNITSAHEKITDCKKEIQRAKRIRKNRQEYDALAKIIQQHPDRHETLKQLEALDKELQQLSNIKDRVDAKLELRKKQFHVLLSTIQELQQTLDNDEKADDDNNQESPAENGD, via the exons ATGGGGGCAGTTACAGACG ATGAAGTCATCCGCAAACGTCTTCTCATCGACGGGGACGGAGCTGGTGATGACCGCCGCATCAACGTGCTGCTCAAGAGTTTCACTAAATGGTGCAGCTCGCCCGGTCCACCGGAGGA CTTCACACAGAGGATGTTGGGGACACTGGCCCAGTGTGAGTTCTCCATGGGAAAGACGATGATGGTTTACAATATGAATTTACGGGAAATGGAGAATTATGAGGACATCTACCGGAACATAG AACAAAATATCACGTCTGCACATGAGAAGATCACAGATTGCAAAAAGGAAATCCAGAGGGCAAAGAGGATACGGAAGAATCGCCAAG AGTACGACGCTTTAGCAAAGATTATCCAGCAACACCCAGACCGACATGAAACGCTCAA ACAGTTGGAGGCGCTCGACAAAGAGCTGCAGCAACTGTCCAACATCAAGGACCGTGTGGACGCCAAg TTGGAGTTGAGGAAGAAGCAGTTCCACGTGCTGCTCAGCACCATTCAGGAACTACAGCAGACCCTTGATA ATGACGAAAAAGCGGACGATGACAACAATCAGGAGAGTCCCGCAGAGAACGGCGACTGA
- the manf gene encoding mesencephalic astrocyte-derived neurotrophic factor has protein sequence MLTLSGLSVALALALVPGAAGALKDGECEVCITFLGKFYQSLSDNDVKFNSVDIEKALVKTCKDARGKENRFCYYIGATSDAATKIINEVSRPLGSHIPVERICEKLKKKDGQICELKYDKQLDLSTVDLKKLKVKDLKKILEEWGESCKGCAEKSDFIRKITELMPKYAPVAAKARTDL, from the exons ATGTTGACTCTAAGCGGGTTGTCAGTggctctcgctctcgctctggTGCCGGGTGCCGCTGGAGCTCTGAAAGACGGAGAGTGTGAAG TGTGCATCACATTCCTCGGGAAGTTCTACCAGTCGCTCAGTGACAACGATGTGAAGTTCAACAGCGTGGACATCGAGAAGGCTCTCGTGAAGACCTGCAAGGACGCGAGAGGCAAAGAGAACCGCTTT TGTTACTACATCGGGGCGACGTCTGACGCAGCCACTAAGATCATCAACGAGGTTTCTCGGCCGCTCGGCTCCCACATCCCCGTGGAGAGGATCTGTGAGAAACTCAAGAAGAAGGACGGGCAGATCTGTGAACTCAAATacg ACAAACAGCTGGACCTGAGCACGGTGGACCTGAAGAAGCTCAAAGTGAAGGACCTGAAGAAGATCTTGGAGGAGTGGGGCGAGTCCTGCAAAGGATGTGCCGAAAAGTCCGACTTCATCCGCAAAATCACGGAGCTCATGCCCAAATATGCGCCAGTGGCCGCCAAAGCACGGACAGACttgtaa